The Nicotiana tomentosiformis chromosome 2, ASM39032v3, whole genome shotgun sequence genome includes the window GGTTTTCAAGTTAGGATGTGGTTGAAGACCATCCAAAACATCCTCATCATTTATTTGACAGTCTTCTGGTTCATCATGGGACCATAGAAATGCCAGCTTGTAGATATTTGGTTTCTCCTGTAGATATGCTCTTCCAGCTTCTTCTCTATTATGAACCAATTGCAGACCGTTGATTGTCAATTCACCTCTAAGGTTTTTTAAAAAACCTAATTCTTCTATTCGACGACCTTTCTCTAAACCTACCTTGAAAAACTGTAGGGTTTGAAGACAAGTTAATTGACCCATCTTAAGTGGCATATGAAAGAGATAATTATCAATACACCATTCTCCCCAACCTGTAGGATGATGATAATTTGGTTTGTATTTAGATTTGTAATATATATGTCTCAAACTTATCATATTTCCCATCTCGTCTGGAAGCACCTTGAGTGAAAAGCAGTTATTGACTCGAAATGTTTGCATATTGTAGAGCTTGCAAATGGAGTTGGGCAGCGCTTTGATCATAGTGTTGGAGAGATCAAGATATCTCAAGTGTATAAGCTTGCCGATTGAGGTTGATATCTCCTTGATGGCTGACCTGGACAAATTTAAAACTCTCAAGAACTGAAAGCTCAATAGCGTATCTTCAGATATATGATTACTTCTCAAGAACAATGTGCACAGATGTCCTGGCTTATTTATCTTATCTATTTTATCTCTTGGTGAGTTCCATCCAAAGTATTGAACTTGAGAAAGATTTTCTCCACCGTCGCTCTTCTCATCAAATAGTTTAGATTTTAAAATATCTCCAGCCAAATCATGCACAAGATCATGCATCTTACAGTGTGTTATATTGTTGTGCTCATCTAGCTTAACATCTTGCAGCAAGGAATTTTGCAACAAAATTTGAAAAAACTTGTTGCCGACGTCTTCCATCAAGGTGGTCTTTTGGCAAGGACGAAGATATCCTTCTGCCATCCAGAGTTGGATTAGTTGGTCCTTTTCAAATTCAAAATCTTTTGGAAACATTGCAAAGTACGCAAAGCATTTTTTCAGATGTGGAGATGGTAGATAAACATAGCTGAATTCTaggattttctttaaattattcTCCCCACTATCACCTCCACCTGCAACAAGGGAGTTGCCACCAAGAATTGTCTGCCATTCATGTTTTTCTTTGTTGCGTAAGAGGCCTCCCAACACACTTGCTGCCAATGGTAGACCTTTACACATTTCAACAATCCTGTTGCCCATGCTCACTAATTCCTCTGTAACCTCCCCATCAACAAATGCTCTTTGTTTGAAAATGGACCAACAATGATCATCTGTTAATTTTTTCAACTTATGAGGATCTGCTGCTACTGAGGATGCCACCTGATCCCTACGAGTAGTCACAAGAATGCAGTTTCCTCTGAATGTATTTATTCCTCTCAAAGTGTCCACGAAATCGTGCCACAATGTAGGGGGGTCAACATGCCACAAATCATCCAGGACAAGCAAATACTTCTTCCCTCCCAATTCATCTTGCAGCTTCTTGACTATTATATCCCTACTTTGGACCTCAAGTTTCCTTTCTGTCAATGATTCGAGCATCAATTCAAGAAAGCTCTTAGTTTCTAACATTTCAGGTAGACACAACCAAACTCTCTTTTCAAAATGTTGCTTGATCTCTTCATCATTGAAAATTATCTTAGCGACAGTTGTTTTCCCTGAACCTCCAAGACCCACTATAGGAATGGTGCACATAACAACATCCACTCTCATGTTCAACATCTTCTCCTTTATTTCAGCAACATCCTTGTCTCTACCAACAACATCAGAAGCAACTACCACAGAATCTGTTTCTCGAATTGGTAGTATTTGCCGAGAAGGACCTTTTAAAGGTTGGAGACTAAGGGTATTGGCTAACTGATTGATAGCACTCAACTCTTCGTTGATGTTTTTGATTTTTCGAGACATTTTGCTCTTAAAAGCTGTATGAGAAAAGAGACCACTGACCTTTCTCATTGGGTTGTTTCGGATCTTCACTTCTCTTCTGCGAGATTCATATAAGAACTCGTCAAACACATTTTCAGCATCTTCAGCAACCCTCTCAAGCCTCTTGAGCCATTGTTCCACAGCTTGATCCTCAACTTGTCGTCTTTCAGCATCGTGAATGAAAGCTTGGATCATGGATACATTTTGTGTTAGCATATCGACATCTTTGTTGCAGTTCCTTAAACATTTGACTTCCTCAATAGTGAGAGAAAGCAGCTTCTCAAGAAAAACTTGAACAGTAGCACCAATTACAGGATCGGCCATTGTTGCTTTGCTCTTTCACAAAGTTTTCTTCCTCTACACCAAAGTCTTCCCAAAGAACTTGTAAAGTCTTCGTTTGCTATTGTTAGTGGACCACTAAAGTCTAAAAGAAAGACAAtaatt containing:
- the LOC104090986 gene encoding putative disease resistance protein RGA4 isoform X1, yielding MADPVIGATVQVFLEKLLSLTIEEVKCLRNCNKDVDMLTQNVSMIQAFIHDAERRQVEDQAVEQWLKRLERVAEDAENVFDEFLYESRRREVKIRNNPMRKVSGLFSHTAFKSKMSRKIKNINEELSAINQLANTLSLQPLKGPSRQILPIRETDSVVVASDVVGRDKDVAEIKEKMLNMRVDVVMCTIPIVGLGGSGKTTVAKIIFNDEEIKQHFEKRVWLCLPEMLETKSFLELMLESLTERKLEVQSRDIIVKKLQDELGGKKYLLVLDDLWHVDPPTLWHDFVDTLRGINTFRGNCILVTTRRDQVASSVAADPHKLKKLTDDHCWSIFKQRAFVDGEVTEELVSMGNRIVEMCKGLPLAASVLGGLLRNKEKHEWQTILGGNSLVAGGGDSGENNLKKILEFSYVYLPSPHLKKCFAYFAMFPKDFEFEKDQLIQLWMAEGYLRPCQKTTLMEDVGNKFFQILLQNSLLQDVKLDEHNNITHCKMHDLVHDLAGDILKSKLFDEKSDGGENLSQVQYFGWNSPRDKIDKINKPGHLCTLFLRSNHISEDTLLSFQFLRVLNLSRSAIKEISTSIGKLIHLRYLDLSNTMIKALPNSICKLYNMQTFRVNNCFSLKVLPDEMGNMISLRHIYYKSKYKPNYHHPTGWGEWCIDNYLFHMPLKMGQLTCLQTLQFFKVGLEKGRRIEELGFLKNLRGELTINGLQLVHNREEAGRAYLQEKPNIYKLAFLWSHDEPEDCQINDEDVLDGLQPHPNLKTLAVMDYLGTRFPSWFSEELLPHLVMLKLSGCGNCKEIPSLGQLKVLRHLELVGFHTLECIGPPFYGVEVNNNGASSNNANIQVFPLLRKLVLEDMPSLTEWKGVELMPTGSGGRGGVGVRMFPELEMLCISKCPLLKSTPNQFEILRELRIEGVNNEMPLLNLCSNLTSLIELFVNNVKELTCLPHEMLHNNFSLQHLWVLNCGEFCEFPQSLYSLRSLKSLIIKDCTNFSSIPVPSGQNHLTSLQSFQLYNCDGLTSLPSGLLEHCPSLESLAVYNCNNLVSFPLHVWEMPSLSAIAISECPKLNSVPTGGLCCLTGLRALSIGPFSELVDFGAFQLIFNGIQQLSSLRTLWMYGRAHWDSLPYQLMQLSALTELGMVEFGIEVLPHSLGNLTSLGKLTLVRCKLLKHVDFLDAMPKLRHLEIRDCPLLEALLDGLVNLVSLEELILRNCEKLQHLPSRDSIQRLTKLRHLEIHNCPQLEESCTNLTSQITAPIFQFFRKSLFLFQFLSLSFFFFKISSILLSLNFQNFSFPKPIHVTVVLKNSRKKKGSILIQSFNLQLYDITKNAKLSVN
- the LOC104090986 gene encoding putative disease resistance protein RGA4 isoform X2; the encoded protein is MADPVIGATVQVFLEKLLSLTIEEVKCLRNCNKDVDMLTQNVSMIQAFIHDAERRQVEDQAVEQWLKRLERVAEDAENVFDEFLYESRRREVKIRNNPMRKVSGLFSHTAFKSKMSRKIKNINEELSAINQLANTLSLQPLKGPSRQILPIRETDSVVVASDVVGRDKDVAEIKEKMLNMRVDVVMCTIPIVGLGGSGKTTVAKIIFNDEEIKQHFEKRVWLCLPEMLETKSFLELMLESLTERKLEVQSRDIIVKKLQDELGGKKYLLVLDDLWHVDPPTLWHDFVDTLRGINTFRGNCILVTTRRDQVASSVAADPHKLKKLTDDHCWSIFKQRAFVDGEVTEELVSMGNRIVEMCKGLPLAASVLGGLLRNKEKHEWQTILGGNSLVAGGGDSGENNLKKILEFSYVYLPSPHLKKCFAYFAMFPKDFEFEKDQLIQLWMAEGYLRPCQKTTLMEDVGNKFFQILLQNSLLQDVKLDEHNNITHCKMHDLVHDLAGDILKSKLFDEKSDGGENLSQVQYFGWNSPRDKIDKINKPGHLCTLFLRSNHISEDTLLSFQFLRVLNLSRSAIKEISTSIGKLIHLRYLDLSNTMIKALPNSICKLYNMQTFRVNNCFSLKVLPDEMGNMISLRHIYYKSKYKPNYHHPTGWGEWCIDNYLFHMPLKMGQLTCLQTLQFFKVGLEKGRRIEELGFLKNLRGELTINGLQLVHNREEAGRAYLQEKPNIYKLAFLWSHDEPEDCQINDEDVLDGLQPHPNLKTLAVMDYLGTRFPSWFSEELLPHLVMLKLSGCGNCKEIPSLGQLKVLRHLELVGFHTLECIGPPFYGVEVNNNGASSNNANIQVFPLLRKLVLEDMPSLTEWKGVELMPTGSGGRGGVGVRMFPELEMLCISKCPLLKSTPNQFEILRELRIEGVNNEMPLLNLCSNLTSLIELFVNNVKELTCLPHEMLHNNFSLQHLWVLNCGEFCEFPQSLYSLRSLKSLIIKDCTNFSSIPVPSGQNHLTSLQSFQLYNCDGLTSLPSGLLEHCPSLESLAVYNCNNLVSFPLHVWEMPSLSAIAISECPKLNSVPTGGLCCLTGLRALSIGPFSELVDFGAFQLIFNGIQQLSSLRTLWMYGRAHWDSLPYQLMQLSALTELGMVEFGIEVLPHSLGNLTSLGKLTLVRCKLLKHVDFLDAMPKLRHLEIRDCPLLEALLDGLVNLVSLEELILRNCEKLQHLPSRDSIQRLTKLRHLEIHNCPQLEESCTNLTSQITAPIFQFFRKLNFN
- the LOC104090986 gene encoding putative disease resistance protein RGA4 isoform X3, producing MADPVIGATVQVFLEKLLSLTIEEVKCLRNCNKDVDMLTQNVSMIQAFIHDAERRQVEDQAVEQWLKRLERVAEDAENVFDEFLYESRRREVKIRNNPMRKVSGLFSHTAFKSKMSRKIKNINEELSAINQLANTLSLQPLKGPSRQILPIRETDSVVVASDVVGRDKDVAEIKEKMLNMRVDVVMCTIPIVGLGGSGKTTVAKIIFNDEEIKQHFEKRVWLCLPEMLETKSFLELMLESLTERKLEVQSRDIIVKKLQDELGGKKYLLVLDDLWHVDPPTLWHDFVDTLRGINTFRGNCILVTTRRDQVASSVAADPHKLKKLTDDHCWSIFKQRAFVDGEVTEELVSMGNRIVEMCKGLPLAASVLGGLLRNKEKHEWQTILGGNSLVAGGGDSGENNLKKILEFSYVYLPSPHLKKCFAYFAMFPKDFEFEKDQLIQLWMAEGYLRPCQKTTLMEDVGNKFFQILLQNSLLQDVKLDEHNNITHCKMHDLVHDLAGDILKSKLFDEKSDGGENLSQVQYFGWNSPRDKIDKINKPGHLCTLFLRSNHISEDTLLSFQFLRVLNLSRSAIKEISTSIGKLIHLRYLDLSNTMIKALPNSICKLYNMQTFRVNNCFSLKVLPDEMGNMISLRHIYYKSKYKPNYHHPTGWGEWCIDNYLFHMPLKMGQLTCLQTLQFFKVGLEKGRRIEELGFLKNLRGELTINGLQLVHNREEAGRAYLQEKPNIYKLAFLWSHDEPEDCQINDEDVLDGLQPHPNLKTLAVMDYLGTRFPSWFSEELLPHLVMLKLSGCGNCKEIPSLGQLKVLRHLELVGFHTLECIGPPFYGVEVNNNGASSNNANIQVFPLLRKLVLEDMPSLTEWKGVELMPTGSGGRGGVGVRMFPELEMLCISKCPLLKSTPNQFEILRELRIEGVNNEMPLLNLCSNLTSLIELFVNNVKELTCLPHEMLHNNFSLQHLWVLNCGEFCEFPQSLYSLRSLKSLIIKDCTNFSSIPVPSGQNHLTSLQSFQLYNCDGLTSLPSGLLEHCPSLESLAVYNCNNLVSFPLHVWEMPSLSAIAISECPKLNSVPTGGLCCLTGLRALSIGPFSELVDFGAFQLIFNGIQQLSSLRTLWMYGRAHWDSLPYQLMQLSALTELGMVEFGIEVLPHSLGNLTSLGKLTLVRCKLLKHVDFLDAMPKLRHLEIRDCPLLEALLDGLVNLVSLEELILRNCEKLQHLPSRDSIQRLTKLRHLEIHNCPQLEESCTNLTSQITAPIFQFFH